TGATGTCGCTTCCCGGCAAATCAAACCAATCTGCAATGGTTTTATTGGTCAGTATGCCATGATAAAAGTAAACTCCGTTTTTGAGTCCTTTGTTGCAGCGGATGGCACTTTCAATTCCACCATCTTCGGCAATCTGTAATAGGGAAGGAGTAATAATGTTGCTGATGGAAAGTGAAGCTGTTTTAGAATAACGTGAAGGTATGTTGGGCACGCAATAGTGGATTACATCATTCTTAATAAACGTAGGTTTTTCATGCGTGGTCACTTCCGAGGTTTCAAAGCAACCTCCGGTATCAATACTGACATCTACAATTACAGCGCCTTTTTTCATATGTTCGACCATTGTTTCTGAAACCACTACAGGGCATCGGTCTTTACCTTTCATCGCACCTATGGCCACATCACATCTGCGTAAGGCTTTTAGTAAAGATTTAGGCTGTATGGTCGAAGTAAAAATTCTTTGGTTCAGGTTGTTCTGTAGTCTGCGTAGTTTTGTAATAGAGTTATCAAAAACTTTTACGTTGGCTCCAAGACCAATGGCAGTTCTTGCAGCAAATTCAGCTACCGTTCCTGCCCCTATAATGACAACTTCAGTAGGAGGTACTCCGGTAATATTACCAAAAAGAAGCCCTTTCCCGAATTGGTTATTAATCATTAATTCGGCAGCAATGAGTATAGATCCGGTTCCAGCAATTTCACTTAGTGATTTTACTGCAGGATAGGAGCCGTCATCATCTTTTATGAATTCAAAAGCAAGTGCCGTAATTTTTTTTCTGGCTAGAGCCTCAAAATATTCTTTTTTACGGGTTTTGATTTGTAATGCAGAAATAACAAGCGAATTGCTGTTCATCATTTCAATCTCCGGCAATGTCAATGGTTCGACCTTTAAGACCATTGGGCAGTTGAATACTTTTTTTGTATCCTGTGTGATTTCAGCACCGGCATTGCTGTATTCCTGGTCACTATAACTGGAACTTTCTCCGGCTCCGGCTTCAATCAAAATACGGTGCCCATGAGAGGTTAACGTATTCACGGCATCGGGAGTCAGGCAGATTCGGCGTTCCTGAAAAGAAGATTCTTTAGGGATTCCAATGAACAGGTCGCTTTTTTTGCGTGCAACTTCCAGCTTTTCCTCCTGTGGAATCAACTGCTGCTTGGTGAAAGGTGTGAATGACATATTTCCTGCTGTGTATTAAAGGTCTAAGTTAAGAAAAAGTTATGAAGTCGCAAGAGTTCAGTACTATAAAAATTAACAACCCTGGCAGGGTTTTAAAACCTGTCAGGGTGAGTTTTTAAAAATTATTTTAATGTCAGTTTTCTTTTTCCGTCCTTTTCAACTTTTATCGTAATAATCGAATGTTCGGAAGGGATAAGACTAGGAATTTTTTCAGCCCATTCAATAAAGCACCATTCTCCGGAATAAAGATATTCATCGACTCCCATGTCATAAGCTTCACTTTCATTATTCAAACGATAAACATCAAAATGATAGACAATTTCACCGCCATCAGTTTCATATTCATTAACTAAAGAAAATGTAGGACTTGAAGTCGCGTTAGAAACTCCCAAAGCTTTGGAAAGTGCCTTAATCATAGTTGTTTTTCCGGCTCCCATGTCGCCATGAAACAATATGACTTTATGCGGCTTCTGTACTAATATTTTTTGAGCGACCTGATTGATTTCATCAAGCGTAAATTGTATTTCCATAGATTCAAAAGGTCTATTTCGGGTTGAATACCAAAAACGGAATAATCATTTCTTCCAGCGATATACCACCGTGCTGATAGGTATTTCTGTAATAGCTGACATAGTGGTTATAATTGTTCACATAAGCTAGGAAATAATCATTTTTTGCAAAAATATAAGAACTGCTCATATTTATGGCAGGCAGTTGTATGCTTTTTGGATCTTTTATGGCAAAAACATCTTTTTCTTCATAGGTAAGGCTTCTTCCTGTTTTGTAACGAAGATTCAGGCTGGTATTTCTGTCACCAATTACTTTTGATGGGTTTTTTACGTTTATCGTACCGTGGTCCGTTGTCAGAATCAGGCGGAATCCTAATTGCTGTGCTTGCTGTATGATTTCTAAAAGAGGCGAATTTTTAAACCAGCTCAAAGTAAGAGAGCGGTAGGCCTTGTCATTGGAAGCCAGTTCTTTTACCACTTCCATTTCGGTTTTGGCATGCGAAAGCATATCCACGAAATTATAAACAACCGTAACCAGATCGTTGTTTTTCAATGTCTTGAAATTGTCAACCAGTTTTTTTCCTCCTGCAAAATTGGTGATTTTGAAATAATCCTGTTTGATATTCATTCCGAGGCGTTTCAACTGTTCGGTAAGAAATTCAGCTTCGTATAAATTTTTCCCCCCGTCTTCTACATCATTTTTCCAGTATTGCGGGTACTTTTTCTCCATTTCTAAAGGCGTCAATCCTGAAAAAATAGCATTTCTGGCATATTGGGTTGCAGTAGGTAATATGGAGAAAAAAGGCGTTTCTTTTTCCAGTTTGTAATGGTTGGCAACCACACTTTCAAAGGCTTTCCATTGATCATAGCGCAGGTTGTCGATAACTACAAACAATATAGGGCGGTCTTTTTTCTTTAATTCCGGAAGAACCAATTCTTTAAAAAGTGTGTGTGATAAGGTAGGCCTGTCTGCATTTTGTTGGAACCAGTCTTCATAATTACGTTCTATAAACTTTCCAAATTGGGAATTGGCTTCTACTTTTTGGGATTCCAGGATTTCAAACATGCTCTGGTCGTCAATATTTTCAAGTTCTAGTTCCCAATACAGTAATTTTTGATACAGTTCTATCCAATCCTCATAAGAATTCACCATAGCCAGTTCCATAGAAATCTTTCTGAATTCTTTTTGGTAGTCCAGTGTGGTCTTTTCAGAAACAAGTCTTGTATTGTCAAGATTTTTTTTAAGGCTAAGAAGTATTTGATTTGGATTAACCGGTTTGATTAGATAATCTGCAATTTTGGAGCCAATGGCTTCTTCCATGATATATTCTTCCTCACTTTTTGTAATCATGATGATTGGGGTGGCGGTCTTTTTTTCTTTCATTTCAGAAAGTGTTTCCAGACCACTCATTCCGGGCATGTTCTCATCAAGAAAAACAATATCAAAATTGCCTTCTTCGAAGATGTCTATTGCATCCCGACCATTATTGCAAGTGGTTACGTCATAGTTTTTTTTCTCAAGAAACAGAATGTGAGGTTTAAGCAGATCAATTTCATCATCAACCCAGAGTATCTTTATTTTGTCCATATTTTTCGGATAGGTTTATCGTAACAATTACATCGCAATTTAACACTTTTGTCTTTCGAATCTCTTAAAATTTATGTAAAAATAAACCAACAAAAATACGTTATAATAAAGTTCAATTTTATGATTTTTATTCTCAAAAAATCTAAAAATAAGGTATGGATATATTTTATTTAAAATAGATGTAAATTATTGAAATATAAACATTTAATTTTTGTTTTAACTATTTTTTTAGTAAATTTACGATAGTTAAATGGCTTGTATAACTTAACACTTTTGCAATCATGGAAACGGACAGAAACAAAACAATTGAAGAATGGGATGGAGAATGGTTTGGCGGTAATCAAACGCTTGCCTACAATAACATGCAAAACCTAAAGTATCTTGAATCAGATGAGTTCAATGAAAAAGCAAAGGTTATGTTTGAAAAATCTCTTGAAGAAGATCATGTTGATTACAGACCACATTCTTTTACGAGATCCTCATTGAGGACGCCTGAAGCCAGGGTAATAACGGAGAACATCCCTGACCGATAGGCATTGATGGACAAGTTCGGAATTTTTCGGACAAA
The sequence above is drawn from the Flavobacterium lindanitolerans genome and encodes:
- the tsaE gene encoding tRNA (adenosine(37)-N6)-threonylcarbamoyltransferase complex ATPase subunit type 1 TsaE; its protein translation is MEIQFTLDEINQVAQKILVQKPHKVILFHGDMGAGKTTMIKALSKALGVSNATSSPTFSLVNEYETDGGEIVYHFDVYRLNNESEAYDMGVDEYLYSGEWCFIEWAEKIPSLIPSEHSIITIKVEKDGKRKLTLK
- a CDS encoding alanine dehydrogenase, which encodes MSFTPFTKQQLIPQEEKLEVARKKSDLFIGIPKESSFQERRICLTPDAVNTLTSHGHRILIEAGAGESSSYSDQEYSNAGAEITQDTKKVFNCPMVLKVEPLTLPEIEMMNSNSLVISALQIKTRKKEYFEALARKKITALAFEFIKDDDGSYPAVKSLSEIAGTGSILIAAELMINNQFGKGLLFGNITGVPPTEVVIIGAGTVAEFAARTAIGLGANVKVFDNSITKLRRLQNNLNQRIFTSTIQPKSLLKALRRCDVAIGAMKGKDRCPVVVSETMVEHMKKGAVIVDVSIDTGGCFETSEVTTHEKPTFIKNDVIHYCVPNIPSRYSKTASLSISNIITPSLLQIAEDGGIESAIRCNKGLKNGVYFYHGILTNKTIADWFDLPGSDINLIVF
- a CDS encoding response regulator — its product is MDKIKILWVDDEIDLLKPHILFLEKKNYDVTTCNNGRDAIDIFEEGNFDIVFLDENMPGMSGLETLSEMKEKKTATPIIMITKSEEEYIMEEAIGSKIADYLIKPVNPNQILLSLKKNLDNTRLVSEKTTLDYQKEFRKISMELAMVNSYEDWIELYQKLLYWELELENIDDQSMFEILESQKVEANSQFGKFIERNYEDWFQQNADRPTLSHTLFKELVLPELKKKDRPILFVVIDNLRYDQWKAFESVVANHYKLEKETPFFSILPTATQYARNAIFSGLTPLEMEKKYPQYWKNDVEDGGKNLYEAEFLTEQLKRLGMNIKQDYFKITNFAGGKKLVDNFKTLKNNDLVTVVYNFVDMLSHAKTEMEVVKELASNDKAYRSLTLSWFKNSPLLEIIQQAQQLGFRLILTTDHGTINVKNPSKVIGDRNTSLNLRYKTGRSLTYEEKDVFAIKDPKSIQLPAINMSSSYIFAKNDYFLAYVNNYNHYVSYYRNTYQHGGISLEEMIIPFLVFNPK